The Verrucomicrobium spinosum DSM 4136 = JCM 18804 genome includes a region encoding these proteins:
- the proC gene encoding pyrroline-5-carboxylate reductase — protein sequence MKIGLIGCGKMGGALLRGALKAGLAEARGVILYDKVPAAVAALQEVSAEVQVAQSPTEVAENADVVILAVKPQDMKPLLEGLSQSDSAPLYLSIAAGLTLAQLEGWLGGKARVVRSMPNTPALLLAGASAYSRGAQATDEDLALAKAVLGAVGSAQEVPENLLDAVTGLSGSGPAYVYTVIEALADGGVLMGLPRATALQLAAQTVAGAAQMVLETGKHPGVLRDEVTSPGGTTIAGLEQLEAQGLRNALIQAVRKATERSKELAAR from the coding sequence ATGAAAATTGGACTGATCGGTTGCGGGAAAATGGGTGGAGCCTTGCTGCGCGGGGCGCTCAAGGCAGGTCTGGCTGAGGCCAGGGGCGTGATCCTCTACGACAAGGTGCCTGCCGCCGTGGCGGCGCTCCAGGAAGTCTCCGCCGAGGTGCAGGTGGCCCAAAGTCCCACCGAAGTCGCGGAAAATGCGGATGTGGTGATCCTCGCGGTGAAGCCGCAGGACATGAAGCCGCTGCTGGAAGGCCTCTCCCAAAGTGATTCCGCCCCGCTGTACCTCTCCATCGCCGCCGGTCTGACGCTGGCGCAACTCGAAGGCTGGCTGGGTGGAAAGGCCCGGGTGGTGCGCTCCATGCCGAATACTCCCGCCCTGCTGCTGGCCGGTGCCTCCGCCTACTCTCGCGGTGCGCAGGCTACCGATGAAGATCTGGCATTGGCCAAGGCCGTGCTCGGGGCCGTCGGCTCCGCTCAAGAAGTGCCGGAAAACCTGCTGGACGCCGTGACTGGCCTGAGCGGCAGCGGCCCGGCCTATGTGTACACGGTGATCGAGGCTCTGGCTGATGGCGGCGTTTTGATGGGCCTGCCCCGCGCCACCGCCCTGCAATTGGCCGCCCAAACGGTCGCCGGAGCCGCCCAGATGGTGCTGGAAACCGGCAAGCATCCCGGGGTGCTGCGCGATGAGGTGACCAGTCCCGGCGGTACCACTATCGCCGGGCTGGAGCAGCTTGAGGCTCAAGGGCTTAGGAATGCACTGATTCAGGCCGTACGCAAGGCCACCGAGCGCAGCAAAGAGCTGGCGGCACGATAG
- a CDS encoding cupin domain-containing protein has translation MSVAESVTAPAPTTEPRFAVAQLDEIPPTPCPCGQARRAFKEPWNTLASVHLTDIHVDSKLHYHKKMTEIYIVLEGEGHLEIDGQIVPLKPMTSVMIRPGCVHRAVGKLRIINVPMPPFDPADEFEVEAGEL, from the coding sequence ATGTCCGTCGCCGAGTCTGTCACAGCCCCCGCCCCCACCACAGAGCCCCGTTTTGCCGTCGCCCAGTTGGATGAGATCCCGCCGACCCCCTGCCCCTGCGGCCAGGCACGTCGGGCGTTCAAGGAGCCGTGGAATACCCTCGCCAGCGTGCACCTCACGGACATTCACGTGGACAGCAAGCTGCACTACCACAAGAAGATGACGGAGATCTACATCGTGCTGGAGGGCGAAGGGCACCTGGAGATCGACGGCCAGATCGTCCCCCTCAAGCCCATGACCTCTGTGATGATCCGCCCCGGCTGCGTGCATCGCGCCGTGGGGAAACTTCGCATCATCAACGTGCCCATGCCGCCGTTTGACCCGGCAGACGAGTTTGAAGTCGAAGCAGGCGAATTATAA
- a CDS encoding Fur family transcriptional regulator has translation MKANLPGHDEPALPADLRMTPQRAVVHEVVKASHDHPTATEVFMRAKEHVPAISLATVYNCLDTLVAHGLLKQVNLDRASSRFCANMNDHVHFHCDQCGAVADAHPINNLPISTLWKLPEGSRVTRLDIAIRGFCPECVKKNATAKPQV, from the coding sequence ATGAAAGCCAACCTGCCAGGACATGATGAACCCGCGCTGCCGGCCGATCTCCGGATGACCCCGCAGCGAGCCGTGGTGCATGAGGTGGTGAAAGCGTCTCACGACCATCCCACTGCCACAGAGGTCTTTATGCGTGCCAAGGAGCATGTGCCAGCCATCTCACTGGCCACGGTGTACAACTGCCTGGACACGCTCGTGGCACACGGGCTGCTCAAGCAGGTCAATCTGGACCGCGCCTCCTCCCGCTTCTGCGCCAACATGAATGATCACGTGCACTTCCACTGCGACCAATGCGGTGCCGTGGCCGATGCCCACCCGATCAACAACCTGCCCATTTCCACCCTCTGGAAACTGCCGGAAGGCAGCCGCGTCACCCGCCTGGACATCGCCATCCGTGGCTTTTGCCCTGAGTGCGTGAAGAAAAATGCCACCGCCAAACCCCAGGTTTGA
- a CDS encoding redoxin family protein has translation MKLLLTFLILTAGLASAAPDAAKPKKSNGLPEDAQELAIGSPAPDFKLPGIDGKTHTLADYKDAKLLMVAFISNHCPDSQASEERIKKLVADLKEKGASFTLVAINPNNPASLRPDELGYSKYNDSFDEMKLHAKEQSFNFPYLYDGEAQTAAKAYGCLATPHVFLFDADRKLRYKGAFDDSRFADPATVKTHDARNAVEALLAGKPVAVETTKVHGCSTKWLGKKANVAEDDKKWAHAPVDVENIDAAGVAAIRKNGTKKVRLINVWATWCISCVEEFPELAKTARKFGLRDFELITLSLDQPEAKDKVKEFLESQGAAIPDKIKPSVKAEGRTTNSYIYTGSHEDLIKALDPEWQGPTPHTVLVAPNGDIIWRHNGEVDGEEMRDAILKYMGRYYKPE, from the coding sequence ATGAAGCTCCTCCTCACCTTCCTCATTCTCACTGCCGGGCTCGCCTCTGCCGCACCCGATGCCGCCAAGCCCAAGAAGTCCAACGGGCTGCCTGAAGATGCGCAGGAACTGGCCATCGGCAGTCCGGCCCCGGATTTCAAGCTCCCAGGCATCGATGGCAAAACGCACACGCTGGCAGACTACAAGGACGCCAAGCTGCTGATGGTCGCGTTCATCTCAAACCACTGCCCGGATTCCCAGGCCTCTGAGGAGCGCATCAAGAAGCTGGTGGCAGACCTGAAGGAGAAGGGCGCGAGCTTTACCCTGGTGGCGATCAACCCCAACAACCCGGCCTCGCTGCGGCCGGATGAGCTGGGGTACTCCAAGTACAACGACAGCTTCGATGAGATGAAGCTCCACGCCAAGGAACAGAGCTTCAATTTCCCGTATCTCTACGACGGTGAGGCGCAGACTGCCGCCAAGGCTTATGGCTGCCTGGCCACGCCGCATGTGTTCCTCTTCGATGCCGATCGCAAGCTCCGCTACAAGGGCGCTTTTGACGACTCCCGTTTTGCCGATCCCGCCACGGTGAAGACCCACGATGCCCGCAATGCCGTGGAGGCACTGCTGGCAGGCAAGCCGGTGGCCGTGGAGACCACCAAGGTGCACGGCTGCTCCACCAAGTGGCTGGGCAAGAAGGCCAATGTCGCTGAGGACGACAAGAAGTGGGCCCATGCCCCGGTGGATGTGGAGAACATCGATGCCGCCGGTGTGGCCGCGATCCGGAAGAACGGCACCAAGAAGGTGCGCCTCATCAACGTGTGGGCCACGTGGTGCATCTCGTGTGTGGAGGAGTTTCCTGAACTCGCCAAGACAGCCCGCAAGTTCGGCCTGCGTGACTTTGAGCTCATCACCCTGAGCCTGGACCAGCCGGAAGCGAAGGACAAGGTGAAGGAGTTTCTCGAATCCCAGGGCGCGGCGATCCCGGACAAGATCAAACCCAGCGTGAAGGCGGAGGGCCGCACCACCAACAGCTACATCTACACCGGCAGCCATGAAGACCTCATCAAGGCTCTGGATCCCGAGTGGCAGGGGCCCACGCCACACACCGTCCTGGTGGCTCCGAATGGCGACATCATCTGGCGTCACAACGGCGAGGTGGATGGTGAAGAGATGCGCGACGCCATCCTCAAATACATGGGGCGCTACTACAAGCCTGAGTAA
- the sufB gene encoding Fe-S cluster assembly protein SufB codes for MSVETPDIADIRADSVGDFYFPENHVYDAGYGLSEKTIDYICDVKNDPDWVREFRKKALKVFEEKPMPTHWATTDLNNIKFEEFRYYLAGDRKAKRSWDDVPEEVKKTFERLGIPEQERKFLAGVEAQYDSEAAYSNVKKVVEEQGVIFMNSTEALQQHPEIFRKWFGKVIPTGDNKFSALNSAVFSGGSFIYIPPGVKVKHPLQAYFRINSEQFGQFERTLIIADEGAEVMYMEGCTAPKFETATLHSAVVELVAMKGAKIQYVTVQNWSSNVFNLVTKRGIAHEDAEVRWIDCNIGSRLTMKYPGVVMKGRRARGEVISIALANTGQHQDTGAKMIHAADETTSNVISKSISIGKGRATYRGLVHIPKHLKGCKNNTECDALLINSSSRTDTYPAINVRGNEHATQHEASVSQVSAEQIFYMQQRGLSEAEAMSLSVNGFINDLVREFPMEYSVELKRLIDLEMEGSVG; via the coding sequence ATGAGTGTTGAAACACCAGACATCGCCGACATCAGGGCGGATTCCGTGGGAGACTTCTACTTCCCCGAGAATCACGTTTATGATGCGGGCTACGGTCTTTCAGAAAAGACCATCGACTACATCTGCGACGTCAAGAACGACCCCGACTGGGTGCGTGAGTTCCGCAAGAAGGCTCTGAAGGTCTTTGAGGAAAAGCCCATGCCCACCCACTGGGCCACCACGGACCTCAACAACATCAAGTTCGAGGAATTTCGCTATTACCTCGCGGGTGACCGCAAGGCCAAACGCTCCTGGGACGACGTGCCCGAGGAGGTGAAGAAGACCTTCGAACGCCTGGGCATCCCTGAGCAGGAGCGCAAGTTCCTGGCCGGTGTGGAGGCCCAGTATGACAGTGAAGCCGCCTACTCCAACGTGAAGAAGGTGGTGGAGGAGCAGGGTGTGATCTTCATGAACAGCACCGAAGCCCTCCAGCAGCATCCGGAGATCTTCCGCAAGTGGTTTGGCAAGGTCATCCCCACCGGGGACAACAAGTTCAGCGCGCTCAACAGCGCCGTGTTCAGCGGCGGCTCGTTCATCTACATCCCCCCGGGCGTGAAGGTGAAGCACCCGCTCCAGGCCTACTTCCGCATCAACAGCGAGCAGTTTGGCCAGTTCGAGCGCACGCTCATCATCGCGGATGAGGGCGCAGAGGTCATGTACATGGAAGGCTGCACCGCCCCCAAGTTCGAGACCGCAACGCTCCACAGCGCCGTGGTGGAGCTGGTGGCCATGAAGGGTGCCAAGATCCAGTACGTGACCGTGCAGAACTGGAGCAGCAACGTCTTCAACCTCGTGACCAAGCGCGGCATCGCGCATGAGGACGCCGAGGTGCGCTGGATTGACTGTAACATCGGCAGCCGCCTGACGATGAAGTATCCCGGCGTGGTCATGAAAGGCCGCCGCGCCCGCGGTGAGGTCATCAGCATCGCCCTGGCCAACACCGGCCAGCACCAGGACACCGGGGCCAAGATGATCCACGCCGCGGATGAGACGACGAGCAACGTCATCTCCAAGAGCATCAGCATCGGCAAGGGCCGCGCCACCTACCGTGGCCTGGTCCACATCCCGAAGCACCTCAAGGGTTGCAAAAACAACACCGAGTGCGACGCCCTGCTCATCAACTCCAGCAGCCGCACCGACACCTACCCGGCGATCAACGTGCGCGGCAACGAGCACGCCACGCAGCATGAGGCCAGCGTGAGCCAGGTAAGCGCGGAGCAGATCTTCTACATGCAACAGCGCGGCCTGAGCGAGGCAGAGGCCATGAGCCTCTCCGTAAACGGCTTCATCAACGACCTCGTGCGTGAGTTCCCCATGGAATACAGCGTGGAGCTCAAGCGCCTGATCGATCTCGAAATGGAAGGCTCCGTAGGCTGA
- a CDS encoding tetratricopeptide repeat protein: protein MNLPQFIRPLVLRVFLGGLLALPLALPCALHAQDSAASSLEAQSDSWFGDGVALFFAGKAKESVEAFDQAIKLQPGIAPQLWQRGLAQYYAEDYAGGRKQFELHQTVNPNDVENAAWHFICVAKKDGAEVARKVLIPIEGDTRVPMKQVHDLFAGKGSEAEVLKAAATGEKGSEARRNQLCYAHLYLGLYEEALGNVDKAKAHMLKAATEYKMDHYMGKVAQVHVKLRSWGQ from the coding sequence ATGAATCTGCCTCAGTTCATCCGCCCTCTGGTACTCCGCGTTTTCCTGGGAGGCCTGCTGGCACTCCCTCTGGCCCTGCCCTGCGCCCTCCATGCGCAGGATAGCGCTGCCAGCAGTCTGGAGGCACAGTCAGACTCGTGGTTTGGCGATGGCGTGGCGCTCTTCTTTGCCGGGAAGGCGAAGGAAAGCGTGGAGGCGTTTGACCAGGCCATCAAGCTCCAGCCCGGCATCGCCCCGCAGCTCTGGCAGCGGGGGCTGGCGCAGTACTATGCGGAGGACTACGCGGGTGGCAGGAAACAATTCGAACTGCACCAGACCGTGAACCCCAATGACGTGGAGAATGCCGCGTGGCACTTCATCTGCGTGGCCAAAAAGGACGGTGCCGAAGTCGCCCGCAAGGTGCTGATCCCGATTGAGGGCGACACCCGCGTGCCCATGAAGCAGGTGCACGACCTCTTTGCCGGAAAAGGCAGCGAGGCAGAGGTGCTCAAGGCCGCCGCCACTGGCGAGAAAGGCAGCGAAGCCAGACGCAATCAACTGTGCTACGCCCATCTCTATCTGGGTCTGTACGAAGAAGCCCTCGGCAACGTGGACAAGGCCAAGGCCCACATGCTGAAAGCCGCCACGGAATACAAGATGGACCACTACATGGGCAAGGTGGCCCAGGTGCATGTGAAGCTGCGCTCTTGGGGCCAGTAG
- the sufC gene encoding Fe-S cluster assembly ATPase SufC — translation MSLLIQDLHACIPDREILKGFSLEVKPGEVHAIMGPNGSGKSTLSKVLCGHEDYEVTSGSVTLDGEDLLAMEVDARSRAGLFLAFQYPFEIPGVSNANFIRAALQARLPKGEELDAVAYYKKLYSRMDELEMSRSFTARSVNEGFSGGEKKRNEILQLMMLEPKYSILDETDSGLDIDALKVVSQGVNSMRSPERGFLVITHYQRLLDYIKPDIVHVMVEGRIIRSGGPELALELEAKGYELTHAA, via the coding sequence ATGAGCCTCCTGATCCAAGACCTGCACGCCTGCATCCCCGACCGTGAAATTCTCAAAGGGTTCTCCCTCGAAGTGAAACCTGGTGAAGTCCATGCCATCATGGGCCCGAACGGTTCCGGCAAGAGCACCCTGAGCAAGGTGCTGTGCGGTCACGAAGACTACGAAGTGACATCCGGCAGTGTCACCCTGGATGGTGAAGACCTCCTGGCCATGGAGGTGGATGCCCGCTCCCGCGCCGGCCTCTTCCTGGCCTTCCAGTACCCCTTTGAGATCCCGGGCGTGAGCAACGCCAACTTCATCCGCGCCGCCCTCCAGGCCCGCCTGCCCAAAGGCGAGGAGCTCGATGCCGTGGCCTACTACAAAAAGCTCTACAGCCGCATGGATGAGCTGGAAATGAGCCGCAGCTTCACTGCCCGCTCCGTAAACGAGGGCTTCTCCGGCGGGGAGAAGAAACGCAACGAGATCCTCCAGCTCATGATGCTGGAGCCCAAGTACTCCATTCTCGACGAGACCGACAGCGGCCTGGACATCGATGCCCTCAAGGTCGTCTCCCAGGGCGTGAACTCCATGCGCTCACCGGAGCGTGGTTTCCTCGTCATCACCCACTACCAGCGCCTGCTGGACTACATCAAGCCGGACATCGTCCACGTCATGGTCGAGGGCCGCATCATCCGCAGCGGCGGCCCGGAACTGGCCCTCGAGCTGGAAGCCAAGGGCTACGAGCTCACCCACGCGGCCTAA
- the sufD gene encoding Fe-S cluster assembly protein SufD: MSVAAPIAEPEMEKPSSPPLSSAPTELTPDFSKLEDAPEWFQSRARAAWEEFQALPMPGLRDEHWRYSQSKNLSLDGLHLAGETTEAEKQAAMEGSKGLSHVAARLIFLNDRLIHSQTDGLEHGVVVLPFAEALRTHGDVLQQYLMKRKADLGSEKFAALHLAHVRAGAVVLAPKNAVLKAPIEIFHWVSGVNSLVFPHTLIVAGDHAQVTVLDHHASLRDEVAQSVAVADFVAGNGSHITYVNSQELADSARALHISSTTVARDAQVKALQLQLGASFARSESVSDLAGEGSRSDMLGVSLPFSSQIVDMRTLQNHLAPRTYSDLLYKNALYDKTRTIFSGLINVADGAHYTDAYQKCRNLLNSADSEAVSMPGLEINADQVKCSHGATSAPISEDELFYLKARGIPDQESRQLIAIGFVEDVISRLGHEELIESLDRRIEEKFARQAA; this comes from the coding sequence ATGAGCGTTGCTGCGCCCATCGCCGAACCAGAAATGGAGAAGCCTTCATCCCCTCCCCTGTCATCCGCACCGACCGAACTGACGCCCGACTTCAGCAAGCTGGAGGACGCGCCGGAATGGTTCCAGTCGCGCGCCCGGGCCGCTTGGGAAGAGTTCCAAGCCCTGCCCATGCCCGGTCTCAGGGACGAGCACTGGAGGTATTCCCAGTCCAAGAACCTCAGTCTGGACGGCCTGCATCTGGCCGGTGAGACGACCGAGGCCGAGAAGCAGGCCGCCATGGAAGGCTCCAAGGGCCTCAGCCACGTGGCTGCCCGTCTCATCTTCCTCAACGACCGCCTCATCCACAGCCAGACGGATGGTCTGGAGCACGGCGTCGTGGTCCTGCCCTTTGCCGAGGCCCTGCGCACGCACGGAGACGTGCTTCAGCAGTACCTCATGAAGCGCAAGGCGGATCTGGGTTCCGAGAAATTTGCCGCCCTCCACCTGGCCCACGTGCGGGCCGGAGCCGTAGTCCTCGCGCCGAAGAATGCGGTGCTCAAGGCCCCCATTGAGATCTTCCATTGGGTTTCAGGGGTTAACAGCCTCGTCTTCCCCCACACGCTCATTGTCGCCGGCGATCATGCCCAGGTGACGGTGCTGGACCACCACGCCTCCCTGCGTGATGAGGTGGCCCAGAGCGTGGCCGTGGCCGACTTTGTAGCGGGCAATGGCAGCCATATCACCTATGTGAACTCGCAAGAGCTTGCCGACTCCGCCCGCGCCCTGCACATCTCCTCCACCACGGTGGCACGGGATGCCCAGGTGAAGGCCCTCCAGCTCCAGCTCGGTGCCTCCTTCGCCCGCAGCGAAAGCGTGAGCGATCTCGCTGGCGAAGGTTCCCGCAGTGACATGCTCGGCGTCAGCCTGCCCTTCAGCAGCCAGATCGTGGACATGCGCACCCTGCAGAACCACCTGGCCCCCCGCACCTACAGCGACCTGCTCTACAAGAACGCGCTGTATGACAAGACACGGACCATCTTCTCCGGCCTCATCAACGTGGCCGACGGCGCCCACTACACAGACGCCTACCAGAAGTGCCGCAACCTGCTCAACAGCGCGGACAGCGAAGCCGTCTCCATGCCCGGCCTGGAGATCAACGCCGACCAGGTGAAGTGCAGCCACGGTGCCACCAGCGCCCCCATCAGCGAAGACGAGCTCTTCTACCTGAAGGCCCGCGGCATTCCCGACCAGGAGTCCCGCCAGCTCATCGCCATCGGGTTCGTGGAAGACGTCATCAGCCGCCTTGGACACGAGGAGCTGATCGAGTCCCTGGACCGGCGGATCGAGGAGAAATTCGCACGGCAAGCGGCCTAA
- a CDS encoding GTP-binding protein has protein sequence MSAPAPTPTSSPTKARYIMIGGFLGAGKTTAIGKLARHLTDQGLKVGLITNDQAGGLVDTKLLRTQGFATEEIAGGCFCCRFNTLVDAAAKLNDATKPDVFIAEPVGSCTDLVATVTYPLRRMYGESYSIAPLSVLVDPVRARRVLGLDAGGNFSSKVTYIYKKQLEEADVIVVNKRDLLTPEQLVELTEALQKAFPQAKTVDASAREEGGLEGWFATLSSQAQPGNRAPMELDYEVYADGEALLGWLNATVTLVAEDEFDANGYLRCLAGAIQEKLAVQQAEVAHLKMTYSPDDGIGGEIASVNLVRNDNVAETGMTLDEPSTGGQLILNLRAETDPAELLKAVKVSLVIAGEIYPGVKSTLDHEEHFRPGKPEPTHRDSEAPGD, from the coding sequence ATGAGCGCCCCTGCCCCCACCCCCACCTCCTCCCCGACCAAGGCCCGCTACATCATGATCGGCGGATTCCTTGGGGCGGGAAAAACCACGGCGATCGGCAAGCTGGCCCGCCACCTGACGGATCAGGGGCTGAAGGTGGGACTGATCACGAATGACCAGGCGGGTGGCCTGGTGGACACGAAGCTGCTACGGACGCAGGGGTTTGCCACAGAGGAGATCGCGGGCGGGTGCTTTTGCTGCCGGTTCAACACGCTGGTGGATGCCGCCGCGAAGCTCAATGATGCCACCAAGCCGGATGTCTTCATCGCCGAGCCGGTGGGGAGTTGCACGGATCTGGTGGCCACGGTGACCTACCCGCTGCGCCGCATGTACGGCGAGTCGTACTCCATCGCCCCGCTGAGCGTGCTGGTGGATCCCGTGCGGGCCCGCCGCGTGCTGGGGCTGGATGCGGGCGGCAACTTCTCCTCCAAGGTGACTTACATCTACAAGAAGCAGCTTGAGGAGGCGGATGTGATTGTGGTGAACAAGCGCGACCTCCTGACCCCGGAGCAGCTCGTGGAGCTCACGGAGGCTCTTCAGAAGGCGTTCCCCCAGGCAAAGACCGTGGACGCCTCGGCGCGTGAAGAAGGCGGTCTGGAAGGCTGGTTCGCCACGCTCTCCAGCCAGGCCCAGCCAGGCAACCGCGCGCCCATGGAGCTGGACTACGAGGTCTATGCCGATGGCGAGGCGTTGCTGGGCTGGCTGAACGCCACGGTCACGCTGGTGGCTGAAGACGAGTTCGATGCCAACGGGTACCTCCGCTGCCTGGCTGGGGCCATCCAGGAGAAGCTGGCCGTGCAGCAGGCAGAAGTGGCCCACCTGAAAATGACCTACAGCCCTGATGACGGCATCGGTGGCGAGATTGCCTCCGTGAACCTGGTGCGCAATGACAACGTGGCGGAGACGGGCATGACGCTGGATGAGCCCAGCACCGGCGGTCAGTTAATCCTGAACCTGCGGGCCGAGACTGACCCTGCGGAGCTGCTCAAGGCCGTGAAGGTAAGCCTGGTGATCGCGGGTGAAATCTATCCCGGCGTAAAGAGCACACTGGACCATGAAGAACACTTCCGCCCCGGCAAACCCGAGCCGACGCACAGAGATAGTGAAGCGCCGGGGGATTAG
- a CDS encoding ABC transporter ATP-binding protein, which produces MPDAPALEVHNVHRRYRLAGHEVHALKGVSLTVAHGERLFLCGASGSGKTTLLYILGGLEKPSEGDVSVGGTSLYKGSTNTRAMVRNKGLGFVFQNYHLLPELTAIENVVLPSLIGGAPADSRAKELLTRVGLGERLYHLPTELSGGEQQRVALARALINDPPIILADEPTGNLDAATGKQIMDLLFEVVAESKKTLVVVTHDANLAERGDRKLVLNKGELAA; this is translated from the coding sequence ATGCCTGACGCCCCCGCTCTTGAGGTTCACAATGTTCACCGCCGCTACCGCCTTGCCGGACATGAGGTGCATGCGCTCAAGGGCGTTTCCCTGACCGTGGCCCATGGGGAGAGGCTGTTCCTCTGCGGGGCCTCGGGCTCAGGAAAGACGACGCTGCTCTATATTCTGGGCGGGCTGGAGAAGCCCTCGGAGGGGGATGTGTCCGTCGGTGGCACTTCCCTGTACAAGGGGTCAACCAACACTCGGGCGATGGTGCGGAACAAGGGGCTTGGGTTCGTTTTCCAGAACTACCACCTGCTGCCGGAACTGACGGCGATAGAGAATGTGGTTCTGCCGTCCTTGATCGGCGGCGCCCCAGCGGATTCTCGTGCCAAGGAACTCCTCACCCGCGTCGGTCTTGGCGAGCGTCTCTACCACCTGCCTACAGAACTCTCCGGCGGCGAGCAGCAGCGCGTGGCCCTGGCCCGTGCCCTCATCAATGATCCGCCGATCATCCTCGCCGATGAGCCCACGGGCAACCTGGACGCCGCCACCGGCAAGCAGATCATGGACTTGCTCTTCGAGGTGGTGGCCGAGTCCAAGAAGACCCTGGTCGTAGTGACCCATGACGCGAACCTCGCCGAGCGCGGCGACCGCAAACTGGTGCTGAACAAGGGGGAGCTCGCCGCGTAG
- a CDS encoding four helix bundle suffix domain-containing protein, with the protein MNEEPLIPKHGGYRRLKSFQVAQLCYDVTVRFCDKYIEKRSRTHDQMVQAARSGVQNIAEGSEASATSKKMELKLTQVARASLEELKLDYEDYLRHRSLTLWAENDPRRKALVARRCTTADEVAAWVKEVGGQQDVQQKGRNGPDGQNGPTLRGKPPGPPKGLTYAEPSANAVHVLIGVACSLLDRQVAALAAAFEKEGGFTERLYRTRQQRRNRP; encoded by the coding sequence ATGAACGAAGAGCCCCTCATCCCGAAGCACGGCGGTTACCGAAGGCTGAAGAGCTTCCAGGTCGCGCAACTCTGCTACGACGTCACCGTGCGCTTTTGTGACAAGTACATCGAGAAGCGCAGCCGCACTCATGACCAGATGGTGCAGGCCGCCCGCAGCGGGGTGCAGAACATCGCCGAGGGCAGTGAAGCGAGCGCCACGTCCAAGAAAATGGAGCTCAAGCTCACCCAGGTGGCCCGGGCCAGTCTGGAAGAACTGAAGCTGGACTACGAAGACTACCTCAGGCACCGCAGCCTCACGCTCTGGGCGGAGAATGACCCGCGCCGAAAGGCACTGGTGGCCCGCCGCTGCACTACGGCGGATGAGGTGGCGGCTTGGGTGAAGGAGGTGGGTGGGCAGCAGGATGTGCAGCAGAAGGGACGAAATGGACCTGATGGACAGAATGGACCGACGCTACGCGGGAAGCCACCCGGCCCTCCGAAGGGCCTGACCTATGCAGAGCCCTCCGCCAACGCGGTGCACGTCCTCATCGGGGTGGCATGCTCCCTCCTGGACCGGCAGGTAGCCGCCCTGGCCGCCGCCTTTGAAAAAGAAGGCGGCTTCACAGAGAGGCTCTACCGCACCCGGCAGCAGCGCCGGAACCGCCCCTGA
- the dinD gene encoding DNA damage-inducible protein D, which produces MNTDLVHSLTETFEGHAQKTETGVEYWLARDVQHLLGYDEWRNFSAVISKAKVACEVSSHRVSDHFVGVNKMVELGSGSQREIEDILLTRYACYLIAQNGDPRKPEIAFAQTYFAIQTRRAELIEQRLLETERLSARKKLSATEKELSQVIYEQTGGNDDFALIRSKGDQALFGKTTEAMKAHWKVPQGRPLADFAPTIILKAKDFATEITIFNARQHEMSTEHAISKEHITNNSAVRNTLLERGIRPESLPAAEDLKKVERRLVSDEKRVLKKPDTLEG; this is translated from the coding sequence ATGAACACGGATCTCGTTCATTCCCTGACTGAAACCTTTGAGGGCCACGCACAGAAGACCGAAACCGGCGTGGAATATTGGCTGGCCCGGGATGTGCAGCACCTTCTCGGCTATGATGAATGGCGCAACTTTTCAGCCGTTATCTCAAAGGCCAAAGTGGCTTGTGAAGTCTCCAGTCATCGGGTTTCCGACCATTTTGTTGGCGTCAACAAAATGGTCGAACTCGGCTCAGGCAGCCAGCGGGAGATCGAAGACATACTTCTCACCCGCTACGCCTGTTATCTCATCGCCCAAAATGGCGACCCAAGGAAGCCCGAAATCGCCTTTGCCCAAACCTATTTTGCCATTCAGACGCGACGGGCGGAACTTATCGAGCAGCGACTGCTGGAAACAGAGCGACTCTCTGCGCGAAAAAAACTAAGCGCCACGGAGAAGGAGCTATCCCAGGTCATCTACGAGCAAACCGGAGGAAACGACGACTTCGCCCTCATTCGCAGCAAAGGCGACCAAGCCCTGTTTGGCAAAACCACCGAGGCGATGAAGGCCCACTGGAAGGTGCCGCAGGGCAGGCCCTTGGCTGATTTTGCCCCGACAATCATTTTGAAAGCCAAGGACTTTGCGACAGAGATCACCATTTTCAACGCCCGCCAGCATGAGATGAGCACCGAACACGCGATTTCCAAGGAACACATCACCAACAATTCAGCGGTGCGCAACACGCTACTTGAACGAGGCATCCGCCCTGAGTCCCTACCCGCAGCGGAAGATCTCAAAAAGGTGGAACGCCGATTGGTGAGCGATGAGAAGAGGGTTCTCAAAAAGCCGGACACACTGGAAGGCTGA